From the genome of Anopheles moucheti chromosome 3, idAnoMoucSN_F20_07, whole genome shotgun sequence, one region includes:
- the LOC128303758 gene encoding uncharacterized protein LOC128303758, giving the protein MDIFQNQCSESLGFDSMLSANHLNSPLHDSPGSPSQLNYAPSSPYFASISQQLTVGHTSGPNDVILPSIFVKIPTQINQQYQQENRLRTHHGTSNEIKSEERSEPIKSEIADTRVKLASINSSERLPDVIDSYLNDTALDVGTQPQETPILLCQYCPFATLSETRLNDHRRERHPARVTTPADQLACPVCENKFHKTPVLKLHLSEDHEMLPSEVEALCNRATTNPEQQPSMIDSRQCEIPTARNETNATATQMPPTSVAPAAHNKSRIYIKNVQLLKKPDVIAQETRQENVSQGQQLLSTEQESSAVAHGTLQDTHQLSLGDDILQHDQSLDMPHTSTAQLQPSAGSGNKIFIRNVSLLQNVNFVPSAENILTNGSKYNAPSYMSMDCANDASSSMMDPLNNGYSLAQVAPSSNQSRGSRIYLKNVDILRNPLISSLNEPAPSSNASTLAPTFNESITSRASSCESIICTSTPPASMEQTVVPESSLSTSNANLTQLVPSQCDQSLLNGTEVSYTIGSAMENGTRTLPLTVDQGSQNLLMLFSTTLDGGAGIDESNVSYLTESTGTNAVPSALIGATEYDAHLTAPAVISCDASQQQPQQRKSKIFIKNISVLKQPTIHLKSVDEVNLMTYDELQLQNMLPSVGVSQGPIGGSSIATTTLVQDQDGHHGEPHDELMDSTDRMDKPFDEIIELDCQSHPAQDDAMDGYHESDLGYGELGEVCDFTEGFNDRDDPGGGLVVDTSVSATDNDSTTNGMIGEPSHCETIPTGYTNDIILLQEESDTNRKITPNHDWASIGTGEPCLVQDILQEPLDGSAMPDETDAAAICPRREEEMLFATTTEAQVINLDPPGEFPSEGDSETFTAHVVDQPLPDQQVIVSDSLTPSEEEPAASIVARESDRPRARGRPKGAKQTGITKLKKLYSNLTAEEEGHKCDLLECGARFRQTDRLEYHRKCHIPGDSASAIRCPECGSLEFRNWNTLHTHLWREHEIDMELYACHLCSFKTPVLCRLNNTHMKIHSEERNFKCAICGKAFKNNKQLRNHRRWHREPQQLDVPVPVDEPPKQPEEPVDTPVPAVPSDDPPERQKASKASQPTMKCVKCGLRFAGKRQLRAHMDAKHPTDADEQTAECSTSKHRCLLCGMVFRTRYLLQAHSAKHSDEKRFKCEHCEYTTNDHNAFRRHKMRHSTKGGHMYKCSYCDYSSIQSTTYRKHLERMHAEVASALLYKCSKCPFVSISETKYQLHRTKHEADGTDDRQQEHPKVIEPDRTMEECDSDQQQRQCESVNSDVVIVEQQREPGVIDAPLMDVESTGSLQIIQHPIIRPAMFANNFSKVDNFYGYQPQQQHDQSMIVKLTGATPLRGMCPLQVSAGNVVGGAVPSANIVAPVHQLPEQQHQQQQQQQHQYVHLGSATDDVIMRELN; this is encoded by the coding sequence TTCTGCCGAGCATATTCGTGAAGATTCCCACCCAAATCAACCAGCAGTACCAGCAGGAGAATCGTTTGCGAACCCACCACGGCACATCGAACGAAATCAAGAGCGAAGAACGGTCGGAACCGATCAAGAGCGAAATAGCAGACACACGGGTAAAGCTAGCCAGCATTAACAGCTCCGAACGGTTGCCGGATGTGATCGATAGCTATCTGAATGACACGGCACTAGACGTGGGAACGCAACCCCAGGAAACACCGATACTGCTGTGCCAATACTGTCCGTTTGCGACACTCTCGGAGACGCGTCTGAACGACCATCGGCGAGAGCGACATCCGGCGCGTGTAACAACTCCAGCGGACCAACTTGcctgcccggtgtgtgagaACAAATTCCACAAAACACCCGTTCTAAAGCTTCACCTTTCGGAGGACCATGAAATGTTACCGAGCGAAGTGGAAGCGCTTTGCAATCGCGCAACAACAAACCCGGAACAACAACCCAGTATGATCGATAGTCGGCAGTGCGAAATTCCCACCgcaagaaacgaaacaaatgcgACCGCTACTCAAATGCCACCGACATCGGTTGCACCTGCAGCACACAACAAGAGCCGAATCTACATCAAGAACGTACAGTTGCTTAAAAAGCCGGACGTTATCGCTCAAGAAACGCGGCAAGAAAACGTTTCACAGGGTCAGCAGTTGCTTTCGACCGAACAGGAATCGTCGGCTGTGGCGCACGGTACGCTGCAGGACACACATCAGCTTTCCCTCGGGGATGATATTTTACAGCATGACCAATCGCTAGATATGCCACACACTTCCACCGCTCAACTGCAACCATCGGCCGGCAGtgggaataaaatatttattcgcAACGTGTCGCTGCTGCAAAATGTGAACTTTGTTCCATCGGCCGAGAACATCCTTACGAACGGGAGCAAGTACAATGCGCCGTCCTACATGAGCATGGATTGCGCGAACGATGCGTCTTCCTCTATGATGGATCCGCTGAACAATGGTTACAGTTTGGCACAGGTTGCGCCCTCGAGCAACCAGTCCCGGGGTAGTCGCATTTACTTAAAAAATGTTGATATACTTCGAAACCCACTAATATCGTCACTTAACGAGCCGGCACCGAGCTCGAATGCCTCCACACTTGCACCGACCTTTAACGAATCGATCACAAGCAGGGCCAGTAGCTGCGAGAGCATTATCTGTACTTCAACTCCACCAGCATCCATGGAGCAGACGGTTGTGCCCGAATCATCGCTGTCCACTTCGAATGCCAACCTGACACAGTTGGTACCCTCACAGTGCGATCAATCGCTGCTAAATGGAACCGAAGTAAGCTACACGATTGGATCCGCGATGGAAAACGGGACCAGAACGCTACCGCTAACCGTGGATCAGGGTTCGCAAAATTTGCTGATGCTGTTTTCAACCACGCTGGACGGTGGTGCTGGAATCGACGAGTCCAACGTTTCCTACCTGACCGAGAGCACCGGCACCAATGCTGTCCCTAGTGCGCTGATTGGAGCAACGGAGTACGATGCGCATCTGACTGCACCGGCGGTCATCTCTTGCGATGCGTCGCAACAGCAACCACAGCAGAGAAagagtaaaatatttatcaaaaacATTAGCGTACTGAAACAACCGACGATACACCTGAAATCGGTTGACGAGGTGAACTTAATGACGTACGATGAGTTGCAGCTGCAGAATATGCTACCATCCGTCGGCGTGTCCCAAGGGCCAATCGGTGGCAGTAGCATAGCCACAACGACGTTAGTCCAAGACCAGGACGGACATCACGGTGAGCCGCATGACGAGCTAATGGATAGTACGGACAGGATGGATAAACCGTTTGACGAAATAATTGAGCTCGATTGTCAAAGCCATCCTGCACAGGATGACGCTATGGATGGTTATCACGAGTCGGATCTGGGCTATGGAGAACTCGGCGAAGTGTGTGACTTTACCGAAGGGTTCAATGATCGCGATGATCCCGGTGGAGGGCTAGTGGTGGACACGAGCGTATCCGCAACGGATAATGACAGCACCACCAACGGCATGATCGGAGAACCGTCGCATTGTGAGACAATTCCCACCGGCTACACCAACGACATCATTCTGCTGCAGGAAGAGTCGGATACGAATAGGAAAATAACACCAAACCACGACTGGGCATCGATCGGGACCGGTGAACCGTGTCTGGTGCAAGACATTTTGCAGGAACCACTGGACGGTTCGGCAATGCCCGACGAGACGGATGCTGCTGCTATTTGTCCCCGAAGGGAGGAAGAAATGCTTTTTGCTACCACCACCGAAGCGCAAGTGATCAATCTTGATCCTCCCGGTGAGTTCCCATCGGAGGGCGATAGCGAAACGTTCACAGCGCATGTAGTAGATCAACCGTTGCCTGATCAGCAGGTGATCGTTTCGGATAGTTTAACGCCTTCCGAGGAGGAACCGGCGGCATCGATCGTCGCGCGAGAATCCGATCGACCTCGCGCACGCGGTCGTCCAAAGGGCGCAAAGCAGACGGGTATAACGAAGCTGAAGAAACTCTACTCCAATCTTACGGCCGAAGAGGAGGGCCACAAGTGTGACCTGCTGGAATGTGGGGCACGCTTTCGCCAGACGGATCGTCTCGAGTACCACCGAAAGTGTCACATACCGGGCGATAGTGCCAGCGCTATTCGTTGTCCGGAGTGTGGTTCGCTCGAGTTTCGCAACTGGAATACGCTACACACGCATCTGTGGCGAGAGCATGAAATCGACATGGAATTGTATGCGTGTCACTTGTGTAGCTTCAAAACGCCCGTGCTCTGTCGGTTAAACAACACGCACATGAAGATTCACTCGGAGGAGCGCAACTTCAAGTGTGCGATCTGTGGTAAGGCGTTCAAGAACAATAAGCAACTGCGCAACCACAGACGTTGGCATCGAGAACCGCAACAACTGGATGTCCCGGTACCGGTAGACGAGCCGCCGAAACAACCGGAAGAACCGGTAGATACGCCTGTACCGGCCGTTCCTTCGGATGATCCGCCCGAAAGGCAGAAAGCGTCGAAAGCATCCCAGCCAACGATGAAATGTGTCAAGTGTGGTTTACGGTTCGCCGGCAAACGACAGTTGCGTGCGCATATGGACGCCAAACATCCGACCGATGCGGACGAACAGACAGCCGAATgtagcaccagcaagcatcgGTGCCTGCTGTGTGGTATGGTGTTCCGGACGCGCTACCTGCTCCAGGCACACTCGGCAAAACATTCGGACGAGAAGCGCTTCAAGTGTGAACACTGCGAGTACACGACGAACGATCACAATGCCTTCCGGAGACACAAGATGCGCCACAGTACGAAGGGTGGCCATATGTACAAGTGTAGCTACTGTGATTACAGCAGCATTCAGAGCACCACCTACAGGAAGCATCTGGAGCGGATGCATGCGGAAGTGGCCTCAGCGCTGTTGTATAAATGTTCCAAGTGTCCGTTTGTGTCGATCAGCGAGACAAAGTATCAGTTGCACCGGACGAAGCACGAAGCGGATGGTACGGATGATCGGCAACAAGAGCACCCGAAAGTGATCGAACCGGATCGTACGATGGAGGAGTGCGACTCTGACCAGCAGCAAAGGCAATGCGAGAGCGTTAACTCGGATGTTGTGATTGTGGAACAGCAGCGTGAACCTGGCGTCATTGATGCACCCCTAATGGACGTGGAATCGACCGGTAGTCTACAGATCATTCAACATCCCATCATTAGGCCGGCAATGTTTGCGAACAATTTCTCCAAGGTCGATAACTTTTACGGTTatcagccgcagcagcaacatgaTCAGTCGATGATCGTGAAGCTTACTGGTGCAACGCCTCTCCGTGGCATGTGTCCACTGCAGGTTTCGGCCGGTAATGTGGTCGGTGGCGCAGTACCATCAGCAAACATTGTTGCTCCTGTGCATCAGTTACCtgagcagcaacatcagcagcagcagcagcagcaacatcagtaTGTCCATCTCGGTAGTGCAACAGACGATGTTATTATGAGGGAACTTAACTGA